One Telluria mixta DNA window includes the following coding sequences:
- a CDS encoding ABC transporter permease, translating into MSAVLRNEPPVRPEYVLPLLPAPADAAPRPYPLALRLWRSGWPRKLVLLAVLAIVWELAARWAGNDLLLPGFVQTARALGDGVVSGELPRYVGVSLWTLLQGYAAGVVGAFVLTTLAMSTRIGRDVLETLTAMLNPLPAIALLPLALLWFGLGQGSLVFVLMHSVLWPLALATYAGFRAVPETLRMAGRNYGLGPLAIVTQILVPAALPAILSGLKIGWAFAWRTLIAAELVFGTTSGKGGLGWYIYQSRNELFTDRVFAGLAAVIAIGLLFEHLVFQSVERLTIRRWGMQR; encoded by the coding sequence GTGAGCGCCGTCCTGAGGAACGAGCCGCCCGTGCGGCCGGAATACGTGCTGCCGCTCCTGCCGGCGCCCGCCGACGCGGCACCGCGCCCGTATCCGCTGGCGCTGCGGCTGTGGCGTTCGGGCTGGCCGCGCAAGCTCGTGCTGCTGGCCGTGCTGGCCATCGTATGGGAGCTGGCTGCGCGCTGGGCCGGCAACGACCTGCTGCTGCCGGGCTTCGTGCAAACGGCGCGCGCGCTGGGCGACGGCGTCGTCTCGGGCGAACTGCCGCGCTACGTGGGCGTGTCGCTGTGGACGCTGCTGCAGGGGTATGCGGCCGGCGTGGTGGGGGCGTTCGTGCTCACGACCCTGGCCATGTCCACCCGAATCGGGCGCGACGTGCTGGAGACGTTGACGGCGATGCTGAACCCGTTGCCAGCCATCGCGCTGCTGCCGCTGGCGCTGCTGTGGTTCGGCCTGGGGCAGGGGAGCCTGGTCTTCGTGCTGATGCATTCCGTGCTGTGGCCCCTCGCGCTGGCGACGTACGCGGGCTTTCGCGCCGTTCCGGAGACCCTGCGCATGGCCGGCCGCAACTACGGCCTCGGGCCGCTGGCCATCGTCACGCAGATCCTCGTGCCGGCCGCGCTGCCCGCGATCCTGTCGGGCCTCAAGATCGGCTGGGCGTTCGCGTGGCGCACGCTGATCGCGGCAGAACTGGTGTTCGGCACGACGTCCGGCAAGGGCGGTCTCGGGTGGTATATCTACCAGAGCCGCAACGAACTGTTCACCGACCGCGTCTTCGCGGGACTGGCCGCCGTCATCGCGATCGGCCTGCTGTTCGAGCACCTCGTGTTCCAGTCGGTGGAACGGCTGACGATCCGGCGCTGGGGCATGCAACGATGA
- a CDS encoding DUF5710 domain-containing protein, which produces MTFLNVPYAEKDEARALGARWNPGRKRWYVPTGVALEPFQKWLKEGASTGRTDSAAAKLMVGANYVELDHACNPFEPCAECAKALAGTPWEQARAALSRR; this is translated from the coding sequence ATGACTTTCCTGAACGTTCCCTACGCAGAAAAAGACGAGGCCCGCGCCCTCGGCGCCCGCTGGAACCCCGGCCGCAAGCGCTGGTACGTGCCCACGGGCGTCGCGCTCGAACCTTTCCAGAAATGGCTGAAGGAGGGCGCGTCCACCGGACGCACCGATTCGGCCGCCGCCAAGCTGATGGTCGGCGCCAACTACGTCGAACTGGACCACGCCTGCAATCCGTTCGAGCCCTGCGCCGAGTGCGCGAAGGCGCTCGCCGGCACGCCTTGGGAACAGGCGCGCGCGGCACTCTCCAGGCGTTAA
- a CDS encoding ABC transporter ATP-binding protein, giving the protein MNVLPFQVVPNAPLLRAQGVTIEYPAAQGVVQATHDVSFDVWRGDRFVLLGPSGCGKSTLLKAVGGFIAPRAGSLQLDGRDITGPGRDRIVVFQEFDQLAPWKTVRQNVMFPLLAGKMPKREAEARALYWIGKVGLSRFLDAYPHTLSGGMKARVAIARALAMQPEILLMDEPFAALDALTRRRMHEELQALWEEVRFTMLFVTHSIEEALVVGNRILLLSPHPGRVRAELNSHQFGLHSAGGAEFQATAGRIHDLLFGGGDVADEPARAVQS; this is encoded by the coding sequence ATGAACGTGCTCCCGTTCCAGGTCGTGCCCAACGCACCGCTGCTGCGGGCGCAGGGCGTGACCATCGAGTACCCGGCCGCGCAGGGCGTGGTCCAGGCCACGCACGACGTCAGCTTCGACGTGTGGCGCGGCGACCGCTTCGTGCTGCTGGGGCCTTCCGGCTGCGGCAAGTCGACGTTGCTGAAGGCCGTCGGCGGCTTCATCGCGCCGCGCGCCGGCAGCCTGCAACTGGACGGTCGCGACATCACGGGGCCGGGCCGCGACCGCATCGTCGTGTTCCAGGAATTCGACCAGCTGGCGCCGTGGAAGACGGTACGCCAGAACGTCATGTTCCCGCTGCTGGCCGGGAAGATGCCGAAGCGCGAGGCCGAGGCGCGTGCGCTGTACTGGATCGGGAAGGTCGGCCTGTCGCGCTTCCTGGACGCCTATCCGCATACCCTGTCGGGCGGGATGAAGGCGCGCGTCGCCATCGCGCGGGCGCTGGCGATGCAGCCGGAGATCCTGTTGATGGACGAGCCGTTCGCGGCGCTCGACGCGCTCACGCGCCGGCGCATGCACGAGGAGTTGCAGGCGCTGTGGGAAGAAGTCCGCTTCACGATGCTGTTCGTGACCCATTCGATCGAGGAAGCGCTCGTCGTCGGCAACCGCATCCTGCTGCTGTCGCCGCATCCGGGCCGCGTGCGCGCGGAGCTCAACAGCCACCAGTTCGGGCTGCACAGCGCGGGCGGCGCCGAGTTCCAGGCCACCGCGGGCCGCATCCACGACCTGCTGTTCGGCGGTGGCGACGTGGCGGACGAACCGGCGCGGGCGGTGCAATCGTGA
- a CDS encoding EAL domain-containing protein, whose product MNSPYPNSAAMHHAATHDAATGLPNRDEFMSRLDSALATAARTGGGVALLFVGLDGTVAPGALPAFAARLSARVRRTDVVARVADDAFAVLLTHLADPAADTRALAGKMLAAAAPCSASVGIALDDGNLDGATLVTRAETALRDARGRGGNTAVLFEPPAAPARGPADGAPLPPDETARVEALRATQLLDSEPDELFDRIVRIVCTTLNVPVSLVSLVDSDRQWFKARCGIEGRETPRTVAFCAWTVLDDEPFVVEDAARDPRFADNPHVTGAPFVRFYAGVPLRSGGRRIGSLCAVDYVPRTLGPQDLLVLKQLARMVEDLIELRTATLDAVQSLNNWGGRPLLEGGTGARLRQQFLRDPLTGMPNRLVVEDAIARHALRAHADTCALLAVVDVDNLAAVNEEHGHASGDAVLVAIARRLRHRAGPGDVAARIGGSTFLLWLQSDTHDCAERAQALHRALNRPVQVAGRVIHGSVTMGHCHFGRDGNDAETLLVRAHAALRHAKSQGHGLARAYEPAQRRTSARALEHDLRGALARDELALAYQPKVDLRSGRVVGVEALLRWQHPVYGMVAPSEFIPVAEESGLIIPIGQWVLDQACAQLRAWRDAGHAGLTVAVNLSARQFLDDEVAARVVDTLARHGVPHGALELELTESTSMHDVGRSITIMKELKAAGVVLSIDDFGTGYSSLAYLKRLPIDKVKIDRAFVSDLEQSTESRAIVRAIVTAVRCLGLDVIAEGIEQPAQARLLMADGCFEMQGYHFGRPVAAADCPLEARFEFGAPEEA is encoded by the coding sequence ATGAACTCTCCCTATCCGAACTCCGCCGCCATGCATCACGCGGCCACGCACGACGCGGCCACCGGCCTGCCGAACCGCGACGAATTCATGAGCCGCCTCGACAGCGCGCTGGCGACGGCCGCGCGCACCGGCGGCGGCGTCGCCCTGCTGTTCGTGGGCCTGGACGGCACCGTCGCCCCGGGCGCGCTGCCCGCGTTCGCGGCGCGCCTGAGCGCCCGCGTGCGTCGCACCGACGTGGTGGCACGGGTTGCCGACGACGCATTCGCCGTGCTGCTCACGCACCTGGCCGATCCCGCCGCCGATACGCGCGCGCTGGCCGGCAAGATGCTGGCGGCGGCCGCGCCATGCAGTGCGAGCGTCGGCATCGCACTGGACGACGGCAACCTGGATGGCGCGACGCTGGTGACGCGTGCGGAAACGGCGTTGCGGGACGCGCGCGGGCGCGGCGGCAACACGGCCGTGCTGTTCGAGCCGCCCGCGGCGCCGGCGCGGGGCCCCGCGGACGGCGCGCCGCTGCCGCCCGACGAGACGGCGCGCGTGGAAGCCTTGCGCGCGACGCAGCTGCTCGACAGCGAGCCGGACGAACTGTTCGACCGCATCGTGCGCATCGTCTGCACCACGCTGAACGTGCCCGTCAGCCTCGTCTCCCTCGTCGACAGCGACCGCCAGTGGTTCAAGGCGCGCTGCGGCATCGAGGGGCGCGAGACGCCGCGCACCGTCGCGTTCTGCGCCTGGACCGTGCTGGACGACGAGCCGTTCGTGGTGGAGGACGCGGCGCGCGACCCGCGCTTCGCGGACAATCCGCACGTCACCGGTGCGCCGTTCGTGCGCTTTTACGCCGGGGTGCCGCTGCGCAGCGGCGGGCGGCGCATCGGGTCGCTTTGCGCCGTCGATTACGTGCCGCGGACGCTCGGGCCGCAGGACCTGTTGGTGCTGAAGCAGCTCGCGCGCATGGTCGAGGACCTGATCGAACTGCGCACGGCGACGCTGGACGCCGTGCAGAGCCTGAACAACTGGGGCGGGCGGCCGCTGCTGGAGGGCGGCACGGGCGCGCGGCTGCGCCAGCAATTCCTGCGCGACCCGCTGACCGGGATGCCGAACCGCCTCGTCGTGGAAGACGCGATCGCGCGCCATGCGTTGCGCGCGCACGCCGACACCTGCGCGCTGCTGGCCGTCGTCGACGTCGACAACCTGGCGGCCGTCAACGAAGAACACGGCCATGCGAGCGGCGACGCCGTGCTGGTGGCGATCGCGCGCCGGCTGCGCCACCGCGCCGGCCCCGGCGACGTGGCGGCCCGCATCGGCGGCAGCACGTTCCTGCTGTGGCTCCAGTCGGACACGCACGATTGCGCCGAACGGGCGCAGGCCCTGCACCGTGCGCTGAACCGCCCCGTGCAGGTGGCCGGCCGCGTGATCCACGGCAGCGTGACGATGGGACACTGCCATTTCGGGCGTGACGGTAACGACGCGGAGACGCTGCTGGTCCGTGCGCACGCCGCGCTGCGCCATGCCAAATCGCAGGGCCACGGGCTTGCGCGCGCGTACGAGCCCGCGCAGCGGCGCACGAGTGCACGCGCCCTCGAGCACGACCTGCGCGGCGCGCTCGCGCGCGACGAACTGGCGCTCGCGTACCAGCCGAAGGTGGACCTGCGCAGCGGCCGCGTCGTCGGGGTGGAGGCGCTGCTGCGCTGGCAGCATCCCGTGTACGGCATGGTCGCGCCATCCGAATTCATCCCCGTGGCCGAGGAAAGCGGCTTGATCATCCCGATCGGCCAGTGGGTGCTGGACCAGGCCTGCGCCCAGCTGCGTGCCTGGCGCGATGCCGGCCATGCGGGCCTGACGGTGGCCGTGAACCTGTCGGCGCGCCAGTTCCTCGACGACGAGGTGGCGGCGCGCGTCGTGGACACGCTGGCCCGCCACGGCGTGCCGCACGGCGCGCTTGAACTGGAACTGACGGAATCCACGTCGATGCACGACGTGGGACGCAGCATCACGATCATGAAGGAGTTGAAGGCGGCCGGCGTGGTCCTCAGCATCGACGACTTCGGCACCGGCTATTCCAGTCTGGCCTACCTGAAGCGCCTGCCGATCGACAAGGTCAAGATCGACCGAGCGTTCGTCTCCGACCTCGAACAGAGCACGGAATCGCGCGCCATCGTGCGCGCGATCGTGACGGCCGTGCGCTGCCTGGGCCTGGACGTCATCGCCGAAGGCATCGAGCAGCCGGCGCAGGCGCGCCTGCTGATGGCGGATGGCTGCTTCGAGATGCAGGGCTACCATTTCGGCCGGCCTGTCGCCGCGGCGGACTGCCCGCTGGAAGCGCGTTTCGAGTTCGGCGCGCCGGAGGAAGCATGA
- a CDS encoding diguanylate cyclase, with the protein MLVTDNPPAEHAPAMGDPGLRWLAAVILVIVACLAALPFVSSREADSTMTALKDVADKSRAYDRLLGLLKDAETGQRGYIITGDAAFLAPYDNATLEFPDALRALVALAETAAERAALGEIERLSRLKLDELADTVALRRERGPDAAAAVVRDRRGKIYMDRLRVLVGEQIDTLERRRHALRDRLRTTLGYNTVLGIAASVASALVIGIALYVATRTLRERAQGAAQAHQLAEAQAEQARQSQARSQRLADTAQMLQAMDSLTGAEELREVLPAFLPRLLPGSAGAVYLYRNSRDFLQRAATWGGDGGHPDLVGADQCWGLRFGRVHAAGSGDGMHCAHCAATPPPENRTNLCVPMISQGEVLGLLVASVPAGPDAAMDQAAATAISEQLALGTSNINLREVLRRQSTTDELTGLYNRRWFDETLRRELFRAERKRAALAVVMIDLDRFKHMNDTYGHEAGDLVLRAVGQCLRDGVRRSDVACRYGGEELVLVLPECDGAAAVRCAETIRTAIEALSLRQGDVLLPAVTASFGVAVWPAHGDDAATLLQSADRALYAAKHGGRNRVCMAA; encoded by the coding sequence ATGCTCGTCACCGACAACCCTCCCGCCGAACACGCGCCCGCCATGGGCGACCCGGGGCTGCGCTGGCTCGCGGCCGTGATCCTCGTGATCGTGGCCTGCCTGGCCGCCCTGCCGTTCGTCAGCAGCCGTGAGGCCGATTCCACGATGACGGCGTTGAAAGACGTGGCGGACAAGTCGCGCGCCTACGACCGCCTGCTCGGCCTGCTGAAAGATGCCGAAACGGGCCAGCGCGGCTATATCATCACGGGCGACGCGGCGTTCCTCGCCCCGTACGACAACGCCACGCTCGAGTTTCCGGACGCCCTGCGCGCGCTCGTCGCGCTGGCGGAAACCGCCGCCGAACGGGCGGCGCTGGGCGAGATCGAACGCCTGTCGCGCCTGAAACTCGACGAGCTGGCGGACACCGTCGCCCTGCGCCGCGAGCGCGGCCCGGATGCCGCCGCCGCCGTGGTCCGCGACCGCCGCGGCAAGATCTACATGGACCGCCTGCGTGTCCTGGTCGGGGAACAGATCGATACGCTGGAACGGCGCCGGCACGCGCTGCGCGACCGCCTGCGCACGACGCTCGGCTACAACACGGTGCTCGGCATCGCGGCCAGCGTCGCCAGCGCCCTCGTCATCGGCATCGCGCTGTACGTGGCCACGCGCACCTTGCGCGAACGCGCCCAGGGTGCCGCGCAGGCGCACCAGCTGGCCGAAGCCCAGGCCGAGCAGGCGCGCCAGAGCCAGGCGCGCAGCCAGCGCCTGGCGGACACCGCGCAGATGCTGCAGGCGATGGACAGCCTGACGGGCGCCGAGGAGCTGCGCGAGGTGCTGCCGGCCTTCCTGCCCAGGCTGCTGCCCGGCAGCGCCGGCGCCGTCTACCTGTACCGCAATTCGCGCGACTTCCTGCAGCGGGCCGCCACGTGGGGCGGCGACGGAGGCCACCCGGACCTCGTCGGCGCCGACCAGTGCTGGGGGCTGCGCTTCGGCCGCGTGCACGCCGCGGGGAGCGGCGACGGCATGCATTGCGCGCACTGCGCCGCCACGCCGCCGCCGGAGAACCGCACGAACCTGTGCGTACCGATGATCTCGCAGGGCGAGGTCCTGGGCCTGCTCGTCGCGAGCGTGCCGGCCGGCCCGGACGCGGCGATGGACCAGGCTGCGGCTACCGCGATCAGCGAACAGCTCGCGCTCGGCACCAGCAACATCAACCTGCGCGAAGTGCTGCGCCGCCAGTCGACCACGGACGAGCTCACGGGTCTGTACAACCGCCGCTGGTTCGACGAGACGCTGCGGCGCGAACTGTTCCGCGCCGAACGCAAGCGCGCGGCGCTGGCTGTCGTGATGATCGACCTGGACCGCTTCAAGCACATGAACGACACGTACGGCCACGAAGCGGGCGACCTCGTACTGCGCGCCGTCGGCCAGTGCCTGCGCGACGGCGTGCGCCGCAGCGACGTCGCCTGCCGCTACGGCGGCGAAGAACTCGTGCTCGTGCTGCCCGAATGCGACGGCGCCGCCGCGGTCCGCTGCGCCGAGACGATCCGCACCGCCATCGAAGCCCTCTCGCTGCGGCAGGGCGATGTCCTGCTGCCGGCGGTGACCGCATCGTTCGGCGTGGCGGTCTGGCCGGCCCACGGCGACGATGCGGCCACGCTTCTGCAGTCGGCCGACCGCGCGTTGTACGCCGCCAAGCACGGCGGCCGCAACCGGGTTTGCATGGCCGCGTGA
- a CDS encoding DUF1622 domain-containing protein produces the protein MFEQTEQQVRAWVEWLRLLVEAMGACVIAAGVVIVIVGLVRYALARGSSFIPIRLAFARYLTLALELQLAADVLSTSVAPTWDRIGKLAAIAVIRTALNYFLNREMKEEAAGAEPSPAKPSA, from the coding sequence ATGTTCGAACAGACGGAACAACAGGTGCGCGCCTGGGTGGAGTGGCTGCGCCTGCTGGTGGAAGCAATGGGGGCGTGCGTGATCGCGGCCGGTGTCGTGATCGTCATCGTGGGGCTCGTGCGCTATGCGCTGGCCAGGGGCAGCAGCTTCATCCCGATCCGGCTCGCGTTCGCGCGCTATCTCACGCTCGCGCTGGAATTGCAGCTGGCGGCCGACGTCCTGTCGACGTCCGTGGCGCCGACGTGGGACCGCATCGGCAAGCTGGCCGCCATCGCCGTGATCCGGACGGCGCTGAACTACTTCCTCAACCGCGAAATGAAGGAGGAAGCAGCCGGCGCAGAGCCGTCCCCTGCTAAGCCGTCGGCCTGA
- a CDS encoding GNAT family N-acetyltransferase: protein MPAIRTLHPDDWPIYRDLRLRALADSPQAFGSTHAEESQRTDDIWAARLAAPALGSHLQGWPFAMEVDGTPVGLAWVKMEGAHASVYQVWVAPEARGRGVGAALLDAAITWARARKASEVRLDVTAGDGAAARLYRRMGFVDVGAPVPMPGRTTFEQAMVLTLGA, encoded by the coding sequence ATGCCCGCCATCCGCACCCTGCACCCCGACGACTGGCCCATCTACCGCGACCTGCGCCTGCGCGCGCTGGCCGATTCTCCCCAGGCATTCGGCAGCACCCATGCCGAGGAATCGCAACGCACGGACGACATCTGGGCCGCGCGCCTGGCCGCGCCCGCGCTCGGGTCGCACCTGCAGGGCTGGCCGTTCGCGATGGAGGTGGACGGCACGCCCGTCGGGCTGGCCTGGGTCAAGATGGAAGGCGCGCACGCCAGCGTGTACCAGGTATGGGTCGCGCCCGAGGCGCGCGGACGCGGCGTCGGTGCCGCGCTGCTGGACGCCGCGATCACGTGGGCGCGCGCACGCAAGGCGTCGGAAGTCCGGCTCGACGTGACGGCCGGCGACGGCGCGGCGGCGCGGCTTTACCGCCGCATGGGGTTCGTCGACGTGGGCGCGCCCGTGCCGATGCCGGGCCGGACGACGTTCGAACAGGCGATGGTGCTTACGCTCGGCGCGTAA
- a CDS encoding amidohydrolase, producing the protein MKRPALKRTAVSLLLLALAVPASAAPLNTEVAGKVDGMYPWLDGVYKDLHAHPEIAFQEVRTAGKLAGEMRKLGFEVTEKVGRTGLVAILRNGAGPTVLVRTELDGLPMEEKTGLPYASRNRTQDGATFTTHSCGHDVHMAAWLGAARTLVELKAQWKGTLMFIAQPAEETVSGARAMLDDGLFKRFPKPDVAFALHSWPLAYGTVGFEAGPVSSNSDALEIRFNGRGGHGSAPDKAIDPIAIAARFIVDVQTVVSREKDPKEFGVVTIGAIQGGTVGNIIPDTVQVRGTIRSYSPEVRTKLLDGVRRVANASAAMADAPAPDVRLIPGGAAIVNDAALVRRTEAIFQDAFGAKNAVRMPAMTASEDFSVYANEGIPSMFFFTGVYAPEVVAEAQRAGGKPLAFNHSPYYAPVPEPSIKTAARAMSLAVLGVLARL; encoded by the coding sequence ATGAAGAGGCCCGCATTGAAACGAACCGCCGTCTCCCTGTTGCTGCTCGCGCTGGCCGTCCCGGCCTCCGCCGCACCCTTGAACACCGAAGTCGCCGGCAAGGTCGACGGCATGTACCCGTGGCTGGACGGCGTCTACAAGGACTTGCACGCGCACCCGGAGATCGCGTTCCAGGAAGTGCGCACGGCGGGCAAGCTGGCGGGCGAGATGCGCAAGCTGGGCTTCGAGGTGACGGAAAAGGTCGGCCGCACGGGTCTCGTGGCGATCCTGCGCAACGGCGCGGGCCCCACGGTGCTCGTCCGCACGGAGCTGGACGGCTTGCCGATGGAAGAAAAAACGGGCCTGCCGTACGCCAGCCGCAACCGCACGCAGGACGGCGCGACGTTCACGACGCACAGCTGCGGCCACGACGTCCACATGGCCGCGTGGCTCGGCGCCGCGCGCACCCTCGTCGAGCTGAAGGCGCAGTGGAAAGGCACGCTGATGTTCATCGCCCAGCCGGCCGAGGAAACCGTATCCGGCGCGCGCGCGATGCTGGACGACGGCCTGTTCAAGCGTTTCCCGAAACCGGATGTCGCGTTCGCCCTGCATTCCTGGCCGCTCGCATACGGCACGGTGGGCTTCGAGGCCGGGCCGGTATCGTCCAACTCGGACGCGCTGGAAATCCGGTTCAACGGCCGCGGCGGCCACGGTTCGGCGCCGGACAAGGCCATCGACCCGATCGCCATCGCCGCGCGCTTCATCGTCGACGTGCAGACGGTCGTCAGCCGCGAGAAGGATCCGAAGGAATTCGGCGTCGTGACGATCGGCGCGATCCAGGGCGGCACCGTCGGGAACATCATCCCGGACACGGTGCAGGTGCGGGGCACGATCCGCTCGTACAGCCCGGAGGTGCGGACGAAACTGCTGGACGGCGTGCGCCGCGTGGCCAACGCGTCGGCCGCGATGGCAGACGCGCCGGCGCCCGACGTGCGCCTGATTCCGGGCGGCGCCGCCATCGTCAACGACGCCGCGCTCGTACGCCGCACGGAAGCCATCTTCCAGGACGCGTTCGGCGCGAAGAACGCGGTGCGCATGCCCGCGATGACGGCCAGCGAGGATTTTTCGGTCTACGCCAACGAGGGGATCCCGTCGATGTTCTTCTTCACGGGCGTGTACGCGCCGGAAGTCGTGGCCGAGGCACAGCGCGCGGGCGGCAAGCCGCTCGCGTTCAACCATTCGCCGTACTATGCGCCCGTGCCGGAACCGTCCATCAAGACGGCCGCCCGGGCCATGAGCCTGGCCGTGCTGGGCGTGCTCGCCCGGCTTTAA
- a CDS encoding ABC transporter substrate-binding protein, whose protein sequence is MRKPFYQFAAALGLASLVAAAPAHAEGKLRVAQQFGITYLLLNVAQDQKLIEKHGQKQGVPVSVEWVQLSGGNAVNDALLSGSIDVAGAGVGPLLTIWDRTAGRQNVKGVASLGNYPYYLVSTNPDVKTIADFSDKDRIALPAVTVSVQARFLQMAAAKRWGTGEYARLDRYTQTLPHPDAAAAVVAGRTEINGHFATPPFQEQELAGNPKAHIVLNSYDVLGGPSSGTVLYATEKYVKENPKTTRAFIDALAEAADIATKNPELAADAYLRVTKAKIDRAFLVKILKNPQFQYKVAPTNTYGLAQFLFQAGAIKKQPATWRDYFFDHPALASGS, encoded by the coding sequence ATGCGTAAACCGTTCTACCAGTTCGCCGCCGCCCTCGGCCTCGCTTCCCTCGTCGCCGCCGCGCCCGCCCATGCGGAAGGCAAGCTGCGCGTCGCCCAGCAGTTCGGCATCACCTATCTGCTGCTGAACGTCGCGCAAGACCAGAAGCTCATCGAAAAACATGGCCAGAAACAGGGCGTGCCCGTTTCGGTCGAGTGGGTCCAGCTCTCGGGCGGCAATGCCGTCAACGATGCGCTGCTGTCCGGCTCCATCGACGTGGCCGGCGCCGGCGTCGGCCCGCTGCTCACGATCTGGGACCGCACGGCGGGCCGCCAGAACGTGAAAGGCGTCGCTTCGCTCGGCAATTATCCGTACTACCTCGTGTCGACGAACCCGGACGTCAAGACGATCGCCGACTTCTCCGACAAGGACCGCATCGCGCTGCCGGCCGTCACCGTGTCGGTGCAGGCCCGCTTCCTGCAAATGGCCGCCGCGAAGCGCTGGGGCACGGGCGAGTATGCGCGCCTGGACCGCTACACGCAGACGCTCCCGCATCCGGACGCCGCGGCCGCCGTCGTCGCGGGCCGCACGGAGATCAACGGCCACTTCGCCACGCCGCCGTTCCAGGAACAGGAACTGGCTGGCAATCCGAAGGCGCACATCGTGCTGAATTCGTACGACGTGCTGGGCGGCCCGAGCTCCGGCACCGTGCTGTACGCCACCGAGAAATACGTGAAGGAGAATCCGAAGACGACACGCGCCTTCATCGACGCGCTGGCCGAGGCGGCCGACATCGCGACGAAGAATCCGGAACTGGCGGCCGACGCCTACCTGCGGGTGACGAAGGCGAAGATCGACCGCGCCTTCCTCGTCAAGATCCTGAAGAACCCGCAGTTCCAGTACAAGGTCGCGCCGACGAACACGTACGGCCTCGCGCAATTCCTGTTCCAGGCGGGCGCCATCAAGAAGCAGCCGGCGACGTGGCGCGACTACTTTTTCGACCACCCGGCGCTGGCGTCGGGCAGCTGA
- a CDS encoding TauD/TfdA dioxygenase family protein, translating into MTMSAVLQTRQHFDVTPFDAPLGAEVVGLDLSLPLDAEDFNRLHRAHLAHHVLVFREQHITPAQQAAFSRRWGPLQIHVLRQFQLPSQPEVLVVSNIRENGQPIGLGDAGHFWHSDLSYKDKPSLGSMLHAQELPATGGDTLFANQHTAWERLPGYLQRAVRHAKAEHSYLARYADLQKKNPWRPNLTQAQIDEVKPVVQPVVRTHPETGRLALFVSEHFTTKIVGMSDDESRALLAELFDHSTRAEHVYRHRWQPHDMVFWDNRSVMHLAAGCPDDQRRKLYRTTIEGDAPY; encoded by the coding sequence ATGACCATGTCCGCCGTACTGCAAACCCGCCAGCACTTCGACGTCACCCCGTTCGACGCACCGCTCGGCGCCGAGGTCGTCGGCCTCGACCTGTCCCTCCCGCTCGACGCTGAAGATTTCAATCGCCTGCATCGTGCCCACCTGGCGCACCACGTGCTCGTGTTCCGCGAACAGCACATCACGCCCGCGCAGCAGGCGGCGTTCAGCCGCCGCTGGGGCCCGCTGCAGATCCACGTGCTGCGCCAGTTCCAGCTGCCGTCGCAGCCCGAGGTGCTCGTCGTCTCCAACATCCGCGAAAACGGCCAGCCCATCGGCCTGGGCGATGCCGGCCACTTCTGGCATTCCGACCTGTCGTACAAGGACAAGCCCAGCCTCGGCTCGATGCTGCACGCGCAGGAATTGCCGGCCACCGGCGGCGACACGCTGTTTGCCAACCAGCACACGGCATGGGAGCGCCTGCCGGGCTATCTGCAGCGCGCCGTGCGCCACGCGAAAGCGGAGCACAGCTACCTGGCCCGCTACGCCGACCTGCAGAAAAAGAATCCCTGGCGCCCGAACCTCACGCAGGCCCAGATCGACGAAGTGAAACCCGTCGTGCAGCCGGTCGTGCGCACGCACCCGGAAACGGGCCGCCTCGCGCTGTTCGTCAGCGAGCATTTCACGACGAAGATCGTCGGCATGTCGGACGACGAAAGCCGTGCGCTGCTCGCCGAACTGTTCGACCACAGCACGCGCGCGGAGCACGTGTACCGGCACCGCTGGCAGCCGCATGACATGGTCTTCTGGGACAACCGTTCCGTCATGCACCTGGCGGCCGGCTGTCCGGACGACCAGCGCCGCAAGCTGTACCGCACCACCATCGAGGGCGACGCCCCGTACTGA